One window from the genome of Enterococcus haemoperoxidus ATCC BAA-382 encodes:
- a CDS encoding lectin-like domain-containing protein — MKKLILSSLLIAAFSSSVFVLGDQEVFGEEKNSRKTDINTLEDIELTDYFTLHGDAELIDSNTVRLTKAKSNQFGAITLNSKLTFGDNNMNLIFDVDYGTASKGGNGIGAAFHEGEIGEIGKTGVNGSGLGILGLKNGLGFEVNTYLDPAIPEHGGLISPIVGPHVGFVETDKGDYLVGNSMKNIPLPTETENFGFFTQSFGGGLITLRHNYGGAVFSVGPNVYEGQESTFTLAATTGKIGNEQIVKLKGLVARLSIPELKANNIEIQQDEKFDPFDARIGLEASDQSIGDLTNKIKVVSNNVSSAIPGTYKVTYEVKNSRNEVARKTIKVKVNINDTWPNGKTAGWKMFSGQDIQLSKDPQAALVGDYTFYSDSHASLYKHFTGIDALEKGAEYRATVYIKPQNGKPESNRVKLSLKEDPSGKESREIINNFLSKDQLSEKGYYKISQTFKVGENETNPLIVVENFSAGYIGSINISKIVK, encoded by the coding sequence ATGAAAAAATTAATTTTATCATCATTGCTCATTGCAGCATTTTCTAGTAGTGTTTTTGTTTTAGGTGATCAGGAGGTTTTTGGGGAAGAAAAAAATAGTCGAAAGACAGATATCAATACATTAGAAGATATTGAATTAACCGATTACTTTACGCTTCATGGTGATGCCGAATTGATTGATAGCAATACAGTAAGACTGACTAAAGCTAAATCAAATCAGTTTGGAGCAATCACGCTGAACTCAAAACTGACTTTTGGAGATAACAATATGAACCTCATTTTTGATGTTGACTATGGTACTGCTTCAAAAGGAGGGAATGGGATTGGAGCGGCCTTTCACGAAGGGGAAATTGGAGAAATTGGCAAAACTGGAGTTAATGGTAGCGGTTTAGGTATTTTAGGGTTGAAAAATGGACTTGGTTTTGAAGTCAATACATACCTTGATCCAGCTATTCCAGAGCATGGTGGGCTTATTTCACCTATTGTTGGTCCGCATGTAGGTTTTGTTGAGACAGATAAAGGGGATTATTTAGTAGGGAATAGCATGAAAAATATCCCCTTACCTACTGAAACTGAAAATTTTGGTTTCTTTACTCAAAGTTTTGGCGGTGGATTGATTACTTTAAGGCACAATTATGGGGGCGCAGTATTCTCAGTGGGCCCAAATGTTTACGAAGGTCAGGAATCGACATTTACCTTAGCCGCAACAACGGGTAAAATTGGTAACGAGCAAATAGTAAAATTAAAAGGCTTAGTAGCTAGACTCAGTATACCGGAATTGAAAGCAAACAACATCGAAATTCAACAAGACGAAAAATTTGATCCATTTGATGCAAGGATCGGTTTAGAAGCCTCGGATCAAAGCATAGGAGATTTAACCAATAAGATCAAAGTGGTTTCCAATAACGTAAGTAGTGCTATTCCTGGTACCTATAAAGTGACTTATGAAGTGAAGAACAGTCGTAATGAAGTAGCTAGAAAAACAATCAAAGTTAAAGTCAATATTAATGACACTTGGCCAAATGGTAAAACAGCGGGCTGGAAAATGTTTTCAGGACAAGATATTCAACTGTCGAAGGATCCACAAGCTGCTTTAGTGGGAGATTATACTTTCTATTCTGATAGTCATGCTAGTTTATATAAACATTTTACAGGAATCGACGCTCTAGAAAAAGGGGCCGAATATCGTGCTACGGTCTATATCAAACCACAAAATGGAAAACCAGAAAGCAATCGTGTGAAATTATCTCTGAAAGAGGATCCATCAGGAAAAGAAAGCAGAGAGATTATTAATAACTTTCTTTCGAAAGATCAATTGTCTGAAAAAGGTTACTATAAAATAAGCCAAACATTCAAAGTTGGCGAAAATGAAACAAATCCTTTAATCGTTGTCGAAAACTTTAGTGCTGGATATATTGGTTCGATTAATATATCTAAAATTGTTAAGTGA
- the rbfA gene encoding 30S ribosome-binding factor RbfA: MANYRDRRVGQEIMREINDILRKRVRDPRVQDITITDVRVTGDLQQATIYYSLLSDLASDQQKAQQGLDKAKGLIRKELGQRLTLYKTPELIFEKDESVQYGNHIDELIRKLNQGE; this comes from the coding sequence ATGGCAAATTATCGTGACCGCCGAGTGGGTCAAGAAATCATGCGTGAAATCAATGATATATTGAGAAAACGTGTCAGAGACCCACGTGTGCAAGATATTACAATTACCGATGTTCGAGTAACTGGCGATCTGCAACAAGCGACGATTTATTACAGTTTGTTATCTGATCTAGCTTCTGATCAACAAAAAGCGCAACAAGGATTAGATAAAGCCAAAGGATTGATCCGCAAAGAATTAGGACAACGTTTGACATTGTATAAAACGCCGGAACTAATTTTTGAGAAAGATGAATCTGTTCAATATGGGAATCATATTGATGAGCTGATTCGTAAATTAAATCAAGGTGAATAG
- the infB gene encoding translation initiation factor IF-2: protein MGKKRIYELAKEMNQSSKDVVEKAHALGMDVKNHMGAISSEEESKLRSSFGGNKPASTQQKSAPKPQVAQSGQGQTKPANPKPANQNGNRPNQTQQRPQQQNGQQNRPQQNNQNRPAQQGQQNNQNRNNQNRNMQGSSQNMTQNRSNQGQQNRPQQNNQNQNRPAQAGQQNNQNRNNTQNRNSQGNTPSTNQNRNTQSNTQNTNQNRPAAQAGQQNRPQQGQASNNSQGNQNRNNTNSGNRNNSFGGGGGQNRNRNGYNNQNRNRFNKKGKKGKYQESTKPAVPARKFRELPDVLEYTEGMNVADIAKKIHREPAEIIKKLFMMGVMVNQNQSLDKETIELLAVDYGMEPQEKIQVDVADIDKFFEPEALVEENLVTRPPVVTIMGHVDHGKTTLLDTLRNSRVTSGEAGGITQHIGAYQIDIDGKPITFLDTPGHAAFTSMRARGAGITDITILVVAADDGVMPQTVEAINHAKAAEVPIIVAVNKVDKPGANPDHVKQELSEHGLIPEEWGGDTIFVNISAKFNQNIDELLENILLIAEVEDLKADPTQRAIGTVIEARLDKGKGPVATLLVQQGSLRVGDPIVVGNTFGRVRVMTNDIGRRDKAVGPATPVEITGLNDVPQAGDRFVVFEDEKTARQAGEERGKRAQLEQRSSNNRVTLDNLFESLKEGELKDVNVIIKADVQGTAEALAASLQKIEVAGVRVKIVHSAVGAINESDVTLAAASNAIIIGFNVRPTPQAKQQSDQEEVDIRLHRIIYKAIEEIETAMKGMLDPEFEEKITGQMTVRELYKVSKVGTIAGCYVTEGSIRRDSGVRVIRDGIVIFEGKLSSLKRFKDDAKEVKLGFECGAMVENFNDLKVDDVIEGFVMEEIKQ, encoded by the coding sequence ATGGGGAAAAAAAGAATTTATGAATTAGCAAAAGAAATGAATCAATCGAGTAAAGATGTTGTCGAAAAAGCGCATGCATTAGGTATGGATGTGAAAAATCACATGGGCGCAATTTCTTCTGAGGAAGAATCAAAACTTCGTAGTTCATTTGGAGGGAACAAGCCTGCAAGTACACAACAAAAATCAGCACCGAAACCACAAGTAGCACAAAGTGGTCAAGGGCAAACAAAACCAGCAAATCCAAAACCAGCTAACCAAAATGGAAATAGACCAAACCAAACTCAACAAAGACCGCAACAACAAAACGGACAACAAAATCGTCCGCAGCAAAATAATCAAAATCGTCCAGCGCAACAAGGACAACAAAATAACCAAAATCGCAACAACCAAAATCGTAACATGCAAGGAAGCAGCCAAAATATGACTCAAAACCGTTCAAACCAAGGACAACAAAATCGTCCGCAACAAAACAACCAAAATCAAAACCGTCCAGCACAAGCAGGACAACAAAATAATCAAAACCGTAACAATACTCAAAATCGTAATTCACAAGGTAATACGCCAAGTACAAATCAAAATCGTAACACACAAAGCAATACTCAAAATACAAATCAAAATCGTCCAGCTGCACAAGCAGGACAGCAAAACCGTCCACAACAAGGGCAAGCTAGTAATAACTCACAAGGAAATCAAAATCGTAACAATACGAATTCTGGAAACCGTAATAATAGTTTCGGTGGAGGCGGTGGTCAAAATCGTAACCGTAATGGCTACAATAATCAAAACCGCAACAGATTCAACAAAAAAGGTAAAAAAGGCAAATACCAAGAATCAACAAAACCAGCAGTACCAGCGCGTAAATTCCGTGAATTACCAGATGTATTAGAATATACAGAAGGAATGAACGTTGCGGATATCGCGAAGAAAATTCACCGCGAGCCAGCTGAAATCATCAAAAAACTATTTATGATGGGTGTAATGGTCAATCAAAACCAATCCCTAGATAAAGAAACAATTGAATTATTAGCAGTGGATTATGGCATGGAGCCGCAGGAAAAAATTCAAGTCGATGTTGCTGATATTGATAAATTCTTCGAACCAGAAGCATTAGTTGAAGAAAATCTTGTAACACGTCCGCCAGTTGTAACGATTATGGGTCACGTTGACCATGGTAAAACGACTTTGCTAGATACGTTGCGTAATTCACGCGTAACTTCTGGTGAAGCAGGCGGTATCACTCAACATATCGGTGCCTACCAAATCGATATCGATGGAAAACCAATTACTTTCTTAGATACACCAGGACATGCTGCGTTTACAAGTATGCGTGCTCGTGGAGCTGGTATCACAGATATTACGATTTTAGTCGTTGCAGCAGATGATGGTGTTATGCCGCAAACTGTCGAAGCAATCAACCATGCAAAAGCAGCGGAAGTGCCAATTATTGTAGCAGTCAATAAAGTGGATAAACCAGGAGCTAATCCTGATCACGTAAAACAAGAATTAAGTGAACATGGTTTGATCCCGGAAGAATGGGGCGGAGATACGATCTTCGTAAACATCTCAGCGAAATTCAACCAAAACATTGACGAGTTACTAGAAAATATTCTTTTGATCGCCGAAGTTGAAGACTTGAAAGCTGATCCAACGCAACGTGCAATCGGTACAGTGATCGAAGCTCGTTTAGATAAAGGTAAAGGACCTGTTGCTACATTACTTGTTCAACAAGGTTCATTACGTGTTGGAGACCCAATCGTTGTTGGGAATACATTTGGCCGTGTCCGTGTTATGACTAATGATATCGGCCGTCGTGATAAAGCTGTAGGTCCAGCAACACCAGTTGAAATCACAGGATTGAATGATGTTCCGCAAGCTGGTGATCGTTTCGTAGTCTTTGAAGATGAAAAAACAGCTCGTCAAGCAGGTGAAGAACGTGGCAAACGTGCACAACTTGAACAACGTTCATCAAATAATCGTGTAACATTAGACAACTTGTTTGAAAGCCTAAAAGAAGGCGAATTGAAAGACGTTAACGTGATTATCAAAGCAGATGTACAAGGGACGGCTGAAGCTCTTGCAGCAAGCTTACAAAAAATCGAAGTTGCTGGTGTTCGTGTGAAAATCGTTCACTCGGCTGTTGGTGCAATCAATGAAAGTGACGTGACACTTGCTGCAGCAAGTAATGCGATCATCATTGGCTTTAACGTTCGCCCAACACCTCAAGCAAAACAACAATCAGATCAAGAAGAAGTGGACATTCGTTTACACCGTATCATCTACAAAGCAATCGAAGAAATTGAAACAGCGATGAAAGGGATGCTTGATCCTGAATTCGAGGAGAAAATCACTGGTCAAATGACTGTTCGTGAGCTTTATAAAGTATCTAAAGTTGGAACGATTGCTGGTTGTTATGTCACAGAAGGTTCTATCCGTCGTGATAGTGGCGTTCGTGTGATTCGTGACGGAATCGTTATCTTTGAAGGCAAACTTTCTAGCTTGAAACGTTTCAAAGACGATGCTAAAGAAGTTAAACTTGGCTTTGAATGTGGTGCAATGGTTGAAAACTTCAATGATCTTAAAGTTGATGATGTGATCGAAGGCTTTGTAATGGAAGAAATTAAACAATAA
- a CDS encoding YlxQ-related RNA-binding protein, producing MDKEKILNLLGLAMRAGKLVTGEELTIGDIRSNKAKFVFVASDASDNTRKKIKDKCSYYNVPCSESFLHSELSHAIGRTRMVIGINDQGFATKFKELIKG from the coding sequence ATGGATAAAGAAAAAATACTGAATTTATTAGGTTTGGCTATGAGAGCTGGAAAACTAGTGACCGGTGAAGAATTGACTATCGGTGATATCCGTAGCAATAAGGCGAAATTCGTTTTTGTTGCCTCTGACGCTAGTGATAATACAAGAAAAAAAATCAAGGACAAATGTTCTTATTACAATGTTCCTTGCAGTGAGTCGTTTTTACATTCAGAATTAAGTCACGCGATCGGTAGAACGCGTATGGTGATTGGTATCAATGATCAGGGCTTTGCGACTAAGTTCAAGGAACTAATCAAAGGTTAG
- the rnpM gene encoding RNase P modulator RnpM produces MKKRKVPMRKSVVSGEMKPKKELVRITRSKEGEVAIDPTGKMPGRGAYVSLEPKEVQEAWDKHILDRVLETTLTDDFYQELLDYVEHQKARKELFGNG; encoded by the coding sequence ATGAAAAAAAGAAAAGTCCCGATGCGTAAATCTGTTGTTTCAGGTGAAATGAAACCAAAAAAAGAATTAGTTCGAATCACGCGTTCCAAAGAAGGCGAAGTTGCAATCGATCCTACAGGGAAGATGCCAGGACGAGGGGCTTACGTTTCGCTTGAGCCTAAAGAAGTGCAAGAGGCCTGGGATAAGCATATTTTAGACCGTGTGTTGGAAACGACATTGACAGATGATTTTTATCAAGAATTATTAGATTATGTTGAACATCAAAAAGCACGTAAAGAGTTGTTCGGCAATGGATAA
- the nusA gene encoding transcription termination factor NusA, with the protein MSKEMLNALDALEAEKGISKEIVIDALEAALVSAYKRHYGQAQNVEVEFDGKKGNIHVYAVKEVTEEVFDSQLEVSLKEAMEVNKAYEMGDKIRFEVTPKDFGRIAAQTAKQVILQRVREAERNIIYNEFSAYENDIMQGIVERQDRRYIYVNLGKIEAVLSKQDQMPNEFYQPHDRIKVYVSRVENTSKGPQVFVSRSHPDLLKRLFEQEIPEVYDGIVEIVSIAREAGDRSKVSVRSTDSNIDPVGTCVGPKGQRVQAIVNELKGENMDIVEWSEDPAVFISNALNPAQVVDVIFDPNNNKACTVVVPDYQLSLAIGKRGQNARLAAKLTGFKIDIKPESEMDAYYAEQAENQATSEEETHDAEIVASDMTADDYENIEFEDKTVEDEEQV; encoded by the coding sequence ATGAGCAAAGAAATGTTAAATGCATTAGATGCATTAGAAGCTGAAAAAGGTATTTCTAAAGAGATTGTGATTGATGCACTGGAAGCAGCATTGGTTTCCGCATACAAAAGACATTATGGGCAGGCCCAAAACGTTGAAGTAGAATTCGATGGTAAAAAAGGCAACATCCATGTTTATGCTGTTAAAGAAGTAACCGAAGAAGTCTTTGATTCACAACTAGAAGTATCATTAAAAGAAGCAATGGAAGTTAATAAAGCATACGAAATGGGTGACAAAATCCGTTTTGAAGTAACACCAAAAGACTTTGGACGAATTGCTGCACAAACAGCGAAACAAGTTATCTTACAACGTGTTCGTGAAGCCGAAAGAAATATTATCTATAACGAATTCAGTGCGTATGAAAATGATATCATGCAAGGGATCGTTGAAAGACAAGATCGTCGTTACATTTATGTAAACCTAGGAAAAATCGAAGCTGTTTTATCTAAGCAAGATCAAATGCCTAATGAATTTTATCAACCGCATGATCGTATCAAAGTATACGTTTCAAGAGTTGAGAACACGTCAAAAGGCCCGCAAGTCTTTGTTAGCCGCAGCCATCCAGATTTATTGAAGCGATTATTTGAACAAGAAATCCCAGAAGTGTATGATGGAATAGTAGAGATTGTCAGCATTGCACGTGAAGCTGGAGACCGTTCAAAAGTTTCTGTTCGCTCAACGGATTCAAATATTGATCCAGTAGGAACATGCGTAGGGCCAAAAGGGCAACGTGTACAAGCAATCGTGAATGAATTAAAAGGCGAAAATATGGATATCGTTGAATGGAGCGAAGACCCAGCAGTTTTCATCAGCAACGCATTGAATCCAGCACAAGTAGTTGATGTTATTTTCGATCCAAACAACAATAAAGCTTGTACAGTAGTCGTTCCAGATTATCAGTTATCACTTGCAATCGGCAAAAGAGGTCAAAATGCTCGTTTAGCAGCAAAATTGACTGGATTTAAAATTGATATCAAACCTGAATCTGAAATGGACGCTTATTATGCAGAACAAGCGGAAAATCAAGCAACATCTGAAGAAGAAACACATGATGCAGAAATCGTGGCATCTGATATGACTGCTGATGATTACGAAAATATTGAGTTTGAAGATAAAACAGTAGAAGACGAAGAACAAGTCTAA
- the rimP gene encoding ribosome maturation factor RimP — translation MSSVVETVTELVTPILEKQNFELVEVEFVKEGRDWFLRVFIDKEGGIDILDCALVSEQLDEKLDAMDPDPIPQAYFLEVSSPGAERPLKKESDYENAVGEYIHVSLYQTIDGEKQFEGILKTVDKDQLTLTVKIKTRVKDYTFERKNIAKARLAIQF, via the coding sequence TTGAGTAGTGTTGTGGAAACTGTTACCGAGTTAGTCACACCAATCTTAGAAAAACAAAATTTTGAACTTGTAGAAGTAGAGTTTGTCAAGGAAGGAAGAGACTGGTTTCTCCGTGTCTTTATTGATAAAGAAGGCGGTATTGATATCTTAGACTGTGCACTTGTTAGTGAACAGCTAGATGAAAAGCTTGATGCTATGGATCCTGATCCGATTCCTCAAGCATACTTTCTGGAAGTATCCTCTCCGGGAGCTGAACGTCCGTTGAAGAAAGAAAGCGACTATGAAAACGCAGTTGGAGAATACATTCATGTTTCACTTTATCAAACGATTGATGGTGAAAAGCAATTTGAAGGTATCTTAAAAACAGTAGATAAAGATCAGTTGACCTTGACAGTCAAAATCAAAACAAGAGTCAAAGATTATACATTTGAACGAAAAAACATTGCAAAAGCTCGTTTAGCAATTCAGTTTTAA
- the rnhC gene encoding ribonuclease HIII, translating to MSQTQVIKVTKDTMKKMKSFYERNYLNRTIPYSEFVAKVGNTTITAYTSGKVVFQGPDAETAAAKWGKPAQSKTSNKSSAKKTTSLPANFSQLSVLGSDEVGNGSYFGPVTVCAAYVDKTMVTKLKALGVRDSKELTDPQIRQLSDVIKELIPYKLLIVEPEKYNQIQPKYNAVHMKVALHNQAIHLLLSEIAPIKPEAILIDQFTPEANYKKYVRNEQNQVSEKLYFITKGEQYHVAVAAASIISRAAFLEELDNESEELGMKVPSGAGTASDKVAAKILAKGGMALLSKYAKLHFANTEKAKRIASK from the coding sequence ATGTCTCAAACACAAGTAATCAAAGTTACCAAAGATACTATGAAGAAAATGAAGTCATTTTACGAAAGAAATTATTTAAATAGAACTATTCCTTATTCTGAGTTTGTGGCGAAAGTTGGCAATACAACGATCACAGCTTACACTTCTGGAAAAGTTGTCTTTCAAGGACCAGATGCTGAAACTGCTGCCGCTAAGTGGGGCAAGCCAGCTCAAAGTAAAACCTCAAACAAGTCTTCAGCAAAAAAGACCACTTCACTTCCAGCTAATTTTAGTCAACTTTCTGTTTTAGGTAGTGATGAAGTCGGCAATGGAAGTTATTTTGGGCCTGTCACAGTTTGTGCTGCTTATGTCGATAAAACAATGGTCACAAAGTTAAAAGCGCTTGGCGTAAGAGATTCTAAAGAGCTAACTGACCCTCAAATCAGACAGTTATCAGATGTGATCAAAGAATTGATACCTTATAAACTATTGATTGTAGAACCAGAAAAATACAACCAAATCCAACCTAAGTACAACGCAGTCCACATGAAAGTAGCGTTACACAATCAGGCCATTCATTTACTGTTAAGTGAAATCGCACCAATCAAACCTGAGGCAATCTTGATCGATCAATTTACACCTGAAGCAAATTACAAGAAATATGTGCGCAACGAACAAAATCAAGTCAGTGAGAAGTTATACTTCATCACGAAAGGCGAGCAATATCACGTTGCTGTGGCCGCGGCTTCAATCATTAGTCGTGCAGCCTTTTTAGAAGAACTAGATAATGAATCGGAAGAATTAGGTATGAAAGTGCCTTCCGGTGCAGGAACCGCTTCTGATAAAGTCGCTGCTAAGATTTTAGCCAAAGGCGGCATGGCGTTATTAAGTAAATATGCAAAACTCCATTTTGCAAATACAGAGAAGGCAAAAAGAATTGCTTCTAAATAG
- the budA gene encoding acetolactate decarboxylase — translation MTKEAILYQHGTLGALMAGLMDGTETIANILKKGDFGIGTLSGLDGELIILGGKAYQGREDGALIALNEDQETPYAAVTTFKPTITFQVEQLTDNLKINTLIREQLKSENLFHAIKIHGKFKKVHIRAMPKQEKPYKRLVEVSKEQPEFIKEDVTGTIVGFFTPELFQGVAAADFHLHFIDDDQTFGGHLMDFELETGTVEIEPMDSLLQHFPKNDETFIHTEIDYADLNKEIKEAE, via the coding sequence ATGACAAAAGAAGCAATCTTATACCAGCACGGGACATTAGGTGCTTTAATGGCCGGCTTAATGGATGGTACTGAAACAATTGCTAATATTTTGAAAAAAGGCGATTTTGGGATTGGGACTTTATCCGGTCTTGATGGAGAATTGATTATTTTAGGTGGAAAAGCTTATCAAGGAAGAGAAGATGGTGCGCTGATTGCACTAAATGAGGATCAAGAAACACCTTATGCTGCAGTGACAACCTTTAAGCCGACAATTACATTTCAAGTCGAACAGCTTACGGATAATCTAAAAATCAATACATTGATCCGTGAACAGTTAAAGAGTGAAAATTTGTTTCATGCAATTAAAATTCACGGGAAGTTTAAAAAAGTGCATATTCGAGCAATGCCGAAACAGGAAAAACCATATAAACGGTTAGTGGAAGTATCCAAAGAACAGCCTGAATTTATTAAAGAAGACGTTACTGGTACTATAGTTGGTTTCTTCACTCCTGAACTTTTTCAAGGAGTTGCAGCTGCAGATTTTCATTTGCATTTTATTGATGATGATCAAACATTTGGTGGACATCTGATGGATTTTGAATTGGAAACAGGAACGGTTGAAATTGAACCGATGGACTCTTTATTGCAACATTTCCCTAAAAATGATGAGACGTTTATCCATACTGAAATAGATTATGCAGATTTGAATAAAGAAATTAAAGAAGCAGAATAA
- the alsS gene encoding acetolactate synthase AlsS, with protein MAEKSRNGAKVIVESLKNHQVDYVFGIPGAKIDGLFNALVDDGPELIVTRHEQNAAFMAAAVGRLTGNPGVVVATSGPGASNLATGLVTATAEGDPVLAIGGQVKRRDLLKLTHQSMNNAALFEPITKYSVEIQDPETISEVLANAYRLAKSSKKGASFISIPQDVVDGSVESASIKPLSDPKIGSASSCDIQYLSKLIQAAELPVLLVGMRASTEKEAKAIREIVEKTNIPVVETFQAAGVISRKLEDHFFGRVGLFRNQPGDMLLKRSDLVIAVGYDPIEYEARNWNAEGDSKIIVIDDTPAEIDLYFQPERELIGDIAETLTVLLPSIEAKILSEKAMDYLDLLHEKLIERDDLKERTENGLVHPLEVIETLQNLVTDEMTVTVDVGSHYIWMARHFRSYEPRHLLFSNGMQTLGVALPWAISAALVRPNTQIISVSGDGGFLFSAQDLETAVRKKLNIIHLIWNDGRYNMVEFQEQLKYHRISGVDFGPVDFVKYAEAFGAKGLRAETVEELRAAILTGIQTEGPVVIDIPIDYQDNEKLGETILPDQFY; from the coding sequence ATGGCGGAAAAAAGCAGAAATGGCGCTAAAGTGATTGTAGAGAGTTTGAAAAACCATCAAGTTGATTATGTTTTTGGGATTCCAGGAGCAAAGATCGATGGACTATTTAATGCATTAGTGGATGACGGACCTGAATTGATCGTAACGCGTCATGAACAAAACGCTGCTTTTATGGCAGCAGCTGTTGGACGTTTGACCGGAAATCCGGGTGTGGTAGTTGCAACAAGTGGTCCGGGTGCAAGCAACTTAGCAACAGGTTTAGTCACTGCCACCGCAGAGGGCGATCCTGTACTAGCCATTGGCGGTCAAGTGAAACGCAGAGATTTACTAAAATTAACGCACCAAAGCATGAACAATGCTGCTTTATTTGAACCCATCACTAAATATAGTGTAGAAATTCAAGACCCAGAGACTATTTCTGAAGTTCTTGCAAATGCCTATCGTTTGGCTAAATCATCAAAAAAAGGCGCTAGTTTCATTAGTATTCCTCAAGATGTGGTGGACGGATCAGTCGAATCTGCTAGTATCAAACCTTTGAGTGATCCAAAGATCGGTTCTGCTTCATCTTGTGATATTCAATACCTTTCTAAACTGATTCAAGCAGCAGAATTACCAGTCTTGCTAGTTGGTATGAGAGCATCTACTGAAAAAGAAGCAAAAGCGATTCGTGAAATTGTTGAGAAAACAAATATCCCAGTTGTTGAAACATTTCAAGCGGCAGGTGTGATTTCTAGAAAACTGGAAGATCATTTTTTTGGTCGGGTTGGTTTATTCCGTAATCAACCAGGAGATATGTTGTTGAAGCGAAGTGACTTAGTCATCGCCGTCGGCTACGATCCAATCGAGTATGAAGCTAGAAATTGGAATGCGGAAGGGGATTCTAAAATCATTGTAATCGATGATACGCCAGCTGAGATTGATCTATATTTCCAGCCGGAACGTGAACTGATCGGTGATATTGCAGAAACGTTAACCGTACTTTTACCTAGTATTGAGGCGAAAATACTATCTGAAAAAGCAATGGATTACTTAGATTTATTGCACGAAAAGCTAATAGAACGGGATGACTTAAAAGAGCGGACAGAAAACGGTCTGGTCCATCCGCTAGAAGTTATTGAGACACTGCAAAATCTTGTGACTGATGAGATGACTGTTACAGTTGACGTAGGTAGCCATTATATTTGGATGGCGCGTCATTTTAGAAGTTATGAACCGAGACATTTGCTTTTTAGTAATGGCATGCAAACGTTAGGAGTAGCACTTCCCTGGGCGATTTCAGCTGCGCTTGTTCGTCCGAATACACAAATAATATCAGTATCAGGAGATGGAGGATTCTTGTTTTCTGCACAAGATCTTGAAACGGCGGTCCGCAAGAAATTGAATATAATTCATTTAATTTGGAATGATGGTCGCTATAACATGGTGGAATTTCAAGAGCAGCTAAAATATCATCGAATTTCCGGTGTGGATTTTGGACCGGTTGATTTTGTGAAATATGCTGAAGCTTTTGGGGCAAAAGGATTGCGTGCGGAGACCGTGGAAGAATTAAGAGCAGCAATTTTGACTGGGATTCAAACGGAAGGTCCTGTCGTGATCGATATTCCTATTGATTATCAAGACAACGAAAAACTTGGCGAAACGATTTTACCAGATCAGTTTTATTAG